A stretch of DNA from Synechococcus sp. PROS-9-1:
CCAGGCGTTGCGGGCTGTCCTCTTGATCGAACAACTTGATTGGAGCAAGATTTGATCGTTGCCTCAATCTTTGGTTTTGAACTGATCTGAATGGATTGAACTTGGACCTTTGTTTGTTGCCTAGATCATTGATTCTTATCTATTTTTTATAAGACTTAATCTTCGATCGATTTGAAAAAGAGGGATAACGATTATCTGAGTGAGAAAATACGTTTTAATTTCAATAAATTGCTCTGACATTTTTGCAAATTTTGAGAAGCTAATCTCTTGCCTTTTCTGAGAATGAAAGAGGGGTAGTCCAGCCCCTCTTTGGTAGCGGTCTCCTTCTCCGAAGAGCCTTTTCCGGCTGTCACGCTTCTGGTCTGGATGCCCTCGGGTCTTTGTGGATGAGGGCAGGGGGATGCCAAACGGTGAACCAGCGCTGTTGAAGCGTCGGCAGTACTTGCGCCGTGAGCAGGCTGAGCAGCTCTGGAAAGCTTTGCGCTGTCAGGGGTGGAGGCAAACGCAACCTGTGTGGGGCCCTGGTTGTGAGCCATAAAAAGAGAGGGCTCTCAACCCCTCTAAGCGCGTCTTGCTTTCGCTCCATCACTTTGCCTTTTCCGTCAGCGGAGGTATGACGAGATCGTGAGCAAGTCGCTACTAAATCTGCCTGAGGCGCGAGCGTGCTTCTCTGTTCAGGCCAGAAGCCTGTGCTCGACTAGCCTTCTGGCTCCACAGGTTCTCTGCGTTGCTGGCCGGTTTCGCCGTCGTCTGATGTGTGTTCAAAGGCCCGTAACAGCTCAGAATTCAGTGAGCATTACCAACCGTTCCCATTAGGCCCTTGCTCGGTATGCACTTCCAGGACATCATCAGCACGCTGAATCGCTTTTGGGGAGAGCAGGGCTGTGTGTTGTTGCAGCCCTACGACACGGAAAAGGGTGCTGGAACCATGAGCCCGCATACGGTGCTTCGGGCGATTGGACCAGAGCCGTGGGCGGTTGCTTATCCAGAGCCGTGCCGGCGCCCCACCGATGGACGCTATGGCGATAATCCCAATCGGGCACAGCACTACTTCCAATATCAGGTGCTGATCAAGCCTTCTCCCGATGGCATTCAGGAAACCTATCTGGCATCCCTTGCGGCCCTAGGAATTTGCG
This window harbors:
- a CDS encoding DUF1651 domain-containing protein, whose translation is MPNGEPALLKRRQYLRREQAEQLWKALRCQGWRQTQPVWGPGCEP